A region from the Ptychodera flava strain L36383 chromosome 12, AS_Pfla_20210202, whole genome shotgun sequence genome encodes:
- the LOC139144640 gene encoding nucleoside diphosphate-linked moiety X motif 6-like isoform X2 — MGGKKKMASDERQCFHGNKDRYGGVTVITEEEECKDDDNFEKMLKSSLVAWQQQGLRGIGLKISLRQSSFVPIAAKHGFVFHHSQPSYVLMTRWLPTDVPNLLPAFANHYIGVAGFVINDKNEVLVIQEKYGVSVDGKPAWKLPGGLANTGEDIPETAKREVFEETGIETEFISLLCFRQQHNFKFGQSDIYFICYMKPKTSEIKACPQEIRACQWMKLEDYANHPNVTSTNRFIIKCFMESAERDHKFQLGATPVLNYKKTGTNLIYSVLAQEAEFNTCDEEN; from the exons AAGATGGCAAGTGATGAAAGACagtgtttccatggtaacaaggATAGATACGGAGGAGTGACAGTGATAACTGAAGAAGAAGAGTGCAAAgatgatgataattttgaaaagatGTTGAAAT CATCTCTTGTTGCCTGGCAACAACAGGGTCTTAGAGGAATAGGACTTAAGATTTCTCTTCGTCAATCATCATTTGTGCCTATTGCTGCCAAG CATGGATTTGTCTTTCACCATTCCCAACCCTCGTATGTGTTGATGACACGATGGCTTCCAACAGATGTTCCAAATCTATTACCTGCATTTGCGAATCATTATATCG GTGTTGCAGGATTTgttatcaatgataaaaatgaaGTACTGGTTATACAAGAGAAGTATGGAGTGTCTGTCGACGGCAAGCCAGCATGGAAACTACCAGGGGGACTGGCTAATACAG GTGAAGACATACCAGAGACGGCAAAGAGAGAAGTTTTTGAAGAAACTGGAATAGAGACTGAATTTATATCATTGCTGTGTTTTAGACAGcaacacaatttcaaatttgGCCAGTCAGATATTTACTTTATTTGTTACATGAAACCAAAGACATCTGAAATCAAGGCATGTCCCCAGGAAATAAGGGCTTGTCAGTGGATGAAG ttgGAAGACTATGCCAATCATCCGAATGTCACAAGTACAAATCGTTTTATCATCAAGTGTTTTATGGAAAGTGCAGAACGTGACCACAAGTTTCAACTGGGAGCAACACCTGTTCTCAACTACAAGAAGACTGGTACAAATCTCATATACAGTGTTCTTGCACAGGAAGCAGAATTTAACACTTGTGACGAAGAAAATTAA
- the LOC139144640 gene encoding nucleoside diphosphate-linked moiety X motif 6-like isoform X1 produces the protein MSSSLPRPGRRDSRGQRNNATTKSKGCELSSSLCPTTTVVVAELEKRCHLTKMASDERQCFHGNKDRYGGVTVITEEEECKDDDNFEKMLKSSLVAWQQQGLRGIGLKISLRQSSFVPIAAKHGFVFHHSQPSYVLMTRWLPTDVPNLLPAFANHYIGVAGFVINDKNEVLVIQEKYGVSVDGKPAWKLPGGLANTGEDIPETAKREVFEETGIETEFISLLCFRQQHNFKFGQSDIYFICYMKPKTSEIKACPQEIRACQWMKLEDYANHPNVTSTNRFIIKCFMESAERDHKFQLGATPVLNYKKTGTNLIYSVLAQEAEFNTCDEEN, from the exons ATGAGTTCGTCGCTGCCAAGGCCAGggagaagggactcgagaggacagcggaacaatgccacaacaaaatcaaaaggTTGCGAGCTTAGTTCAAGTCTGTGTCCGACAACAACCGTCGTAgtggcagagctagaaaaacGATGCCATTTAACG AAGATGGCAAGTGATGAAAGACagtgtttccatggtaacaaggATAGATACGGAGGAGTGACAGTGATAACTGAAGAAGAAGAGTGCAAAgatgatgataattttgaaaagatGTTGAAAT CATCTCTTGTTGCCTGGCAACAACAGGGTCTTAGAGGAATAGGACTTAAGATTTCTCTTCGTCAATCATCATTTGTGCCTATTGCTGCCAAG CATGGATTTGTCTTTCACCATTCCCAACCCTCGTATGTGTTGATGACACGATGGCTTCCAACAGATGTTCCAAATCTATTACCTGCATTTGCGAATCATTATATCG GTGTTGCAGGATTTgttatcaatgataaaaatgaaGTACTGGTTATACAAGAGAAGTATGGAGTGTCTGTCGACGGCAAGCCAGCATGGAAACTACCAGGGGGACTGGCTAATACAG GTGAAGACATACCAGAGACGGCAAAGAGAGAAGTTTTTGAAGAAACTGGAATAGAGACTGAATTTATATCATTGCTGTGTTTTAGACAGcaacacaatttcaaatttgGCCAGTCAGATATTTACTTTATTTGTTACATGAAACCAAAGACATCTGAAATCAAGGCATGTCCCCAGGAAATAAGGGCTTGTCAGTGGATGAAG ttgGAAGACTATGCCAATCATCCGAATGTCACAAGTACAAATCGTTTTATCATCAAGTGTTTTATGGAAAGTGCAGAACGTGACCACAAGTTTCAACTGGGAGCAACACCTGTTCTCAACTACAAGAAGACTGGTACAAATCTCATATACAGTGTTCTTGCACAGGAAGCAGAATTTAACACTTGTGACGAAGAAAATTAA
- the LOC139144640 gene encoding nucleoside diphosphate-linked moiety X motif 6-like isoform X3, with translation MASDERQCFHGNKDRYGGVTVITEEEECKDDDNFEKMLKSSLVAWQQQGLRGIGLKISLRQSSFVPIAAKHGFVFHHSQPSYVLMTRWLPTDVPNLLPAFANHYIGVAGFVINDKNEVLVIQEKYGVSVDGKPAWKLPGGLANTGEDIPETAKREVFEETGIETEFISLLCFRQQHNFKFGQSDIYFICYMKPKTSEIKACPQEIRACQWMKLEDYANHPNVTSTNRFIIKCFMESAERDHKFQLGATPVLNYKKTGTNLIYSVLAQEAEFNTCDEEN, from the exons ATGGCAAGTGATGAAAGACagtgtttccatggtaacaaggATAGATACGGAGGAGTGACAGTGATAACTGAAGAAGAAGAGTGCAAAgatgatgataattttgaaaagatGTTGAAAT CATCTCTTGTTGCCTGGCAACAACAGGGTCTTAGAGGAATAGGACTTAAGATTTCTCTTCGTCAATCATCATTTGTGCCTATTGCTGCCAAG CATGGATTTGTCTTTCACCATTCCCAACCCTCGTATGTGTTGATGACACGATGGCTTCCAACAGATGTTCCAAATCTATTACCTGCATTTGCGAATCATTATATCG GTGTTGCAGGATTTgttatcaatgataaaaatgaaGTACTGGTTATACAAGAGAAGTATGGAGTGTCTGTCGACGGCAAGCCAGCATGGAAACTACCAGGGGGACTGGCTAATACAG GTGAAGACATACCAGAGACGGCAAAGAGAGAAGTTTTTGAAGAAACTGGAATAGAGACTGAATTTATATCATTGCTGTGTTTTAGACAGcaacacaatttcaaatttgGCCAGTCAGATATTTACTTTATTTGTTACATGAAACCAAAGACATCTGAAATCAAGGCATGTCCCCAGGAAATAAGGGCTTGTCAGTGGATGAAG ttgGAAGACTATGCCAATCATCCGAATGTCACAAGTACAAATCGTTTTATCATCAAGTGTTTTATGGAAAGTGCAGAACGTGACCACAAGTTTCAACTGGGAGCAACACCTGTTCTCAACTACAAGAAGACTGGTACAAATCTCATATACAGTGTTCTTGCACAGGAAGCAGAATTTAACACTTGTGACGAAGAAAATTAA